A single region of the Microbulbifer sp. MKSA007 genome encodes:
- the acnD gene encoding Fe/S-dependent 2-methylisocitrate dehydratase AcnD yields the protein MNTDYRKSLPGTDLDYFDTRAAVDAIQPGAYAKLPYTSRILAENLVRRCEPAKLTDSLKQIIERKRELDFPWFPARVVCHDILGQTALVDLAGLRDAIADKGGDPAKVNPVVPTQLIVDHSLAVEHPGFEKDAFEKNRAVEERRNEDRFHFINWTKTAFENVDVIPPGNGIMHQINLEKMSPVVQVREGVAFPDTCVGTDSHTPMVDALGVISVGVGGLEAESVMLGRASYMRLPHIVGVELTGKLQPGITGTDLVLALTEFLRRERVVGAYLEFYGEGASNLTLGDRATISNMTPEYGATAAMFSIDEQTIDYLKLTGRDDGQVALVEKFAKETGLWSDTLKDAEYERVLKFDLDTVGRNLAGPSNPHALLPASELANRGIAKAWEEKAGEMPDGAVIIAAITSCTNTSNPRNMIAAGLIARNANKLGLTRKPWVKSSLAPGSKTVKMYLEEADLLPDLEQMGFGVVAFACTTCNGMSGALDPKIQQEVIDRDLYATAVLSGNRNFDGRIHPYAKQAFLASPPLVVAYAIAGTIRFDIEKDALGYDADGNPITLKDIWPSDEEIDAIVRQSVKPQQFRDVYIPMFEERDAAEEQGHALYDWRPMSTYIRRPPYWEGALAGERSLKGMRPLAVLGDNITTDHLSPSNAILASSAAGEYLAKMGLPEEDFNSYATHRGDHLTAQRATFANPKLLNEMVRDDNGEVRQGSLARVEPEGQVTRMWEAIETYMDRKQPLIIIAGADYGQGSSRDWAAKGVRLAGVEAIVAEGFERIHRTNLIGMGVLPLEFKPGTTRETLGIDGTESFDVIGERTPHATLTLLVHRANGETIEAPVTCRLDTAEEVSIYEAGGVLQRFAKDFLEAEATV from the coding sequence ATGAATACTGATTACCGCAAATCACTGCCCGGTACAGACCTCGATTATTTCGATACCCGAGCCGCTGTTGACGCGATCCAGCCCGGAGCCTATGCCAAACTGCCGTATACCTCACGTATTCTGGCGGAAAACCTGGTGCGTCGCTGCGAGCCGGCAAAACTGACCGACTCCCTGAAACAGATTATTGAGCGCAAGCGCGAGTTGGACTTCCCTTGGTTTCCAGCCCGAGTGGTGTGCCACGACATCCTCGGCCAAACCGCGCTGGTAGACCTGGCTGGTCTGCGCGATGCCATTGCCGATAAAGGCGGTGATCCCGCCAAGGTAAATCCAGTTGTTCCCACCCAGTTGATTGTGGATCACTCCCTCGCGGTAGAGCACCCCGGATTTGAGAAGGATGCTTTTGAAAAAAATCGTGCGGTAGAGGAGCGTCGTAACGAAGATCGCTTCCACTTTATCAATTGGACCAAAACCGCATTTGAAAACGTCGATGTGATTCCCCCCGGTAACGGCATCATGCACCAGATCAATCTGGAGAAAATGTCTCCGGTGGTGCAGGTGCGCGAGGGCGTGGCCTTCCCGGATACCTGTGTCGGTACCGATAGCCACACGCCGATGGTAGACGCTCTGGGTGTGATTTCTGTGGGTGTTGGCGGCCTGGAAGCTGAGAGCGTGATGCTTGGCCGCGCCTCTTATATGCGTCTGCCGCATATTGTTGGAGTGGAACTCACCGGAAAGTTGCAGCCGGGTATTACTGGTACCGACTTGGTATTGGCTCTCACTGAATTCCTGCGCCGCGAGCGCGTGGTCGGCGCCTACCTGGAGTTTTACGGTGAGGGGGCTTCCAACCTGACCCTGGGCGATCGCGCCACTATTTCCAATATGACTCCAGAGTATGGCGCTACTGCGGCCATGTTCTCTATCGATGAGCAAACCATCGACTACCTCAAACTCACCGGCCGTGATGATGGGCAGGTAGCTTTGGTAGAGAAGTTTGCCAAGGAAACGGGCCTTTGGTCCGACACCTTGAAGGATGCCGAATACGAGCGGGTACTGAAGTTTGACCTGGACACAGTGGGTCGCAACCTTGCTGGCCCCTCCAACCCCCACGCGCTTCTGCCGGCTTCGGAATTGGCTAATCGTGGAATCGCTAAAGCCTGGGAAGAGAAAGCTGGTGAGATGCCCGATGGTGCTGTGATTATTGCCGCGATTACCAGCTGCACCAATACCAGCAACCCGCGCAATATGATTGCCGCAGGCCTGATTGCCCGCAATGCGAACAAGCTCGGCCTAACCCGTAAGCCCTGGGTCAAGTCATCCCTGGCTCCAGGATCCAAAACGGTAAAAATGTATCTGGAAGAGGCCGACCTGCTACCGGATCTGGAGCAGATGGGTTTCGGCGTAGTGGCTTTCGCCTGCACCACCTGTAACGGTATGAGCGGTGCCCTGGACCCGAAAATTCAGCAGGAAGTGATTGATCGCGACCTGTATGCTACTGCGGTCCTGTCCGGAAACCGCAACTTCGACGGTCGTATCCACCCCTATGCCAAGCAGGCTTTCCTGGCTTCACCGCCGCTGGTCGTTGCCTACGCTATTGCCGGCACCATCCGGTTCGATATTGAAAAAGATGCGCTGGGATACGATGCCGATGGCAACCCGATTACCCTGAAAGACATCTGGCCCAGCGATGAAGAGATCGATGCGATCGTACGTCAGAGCGTGAAGCCACAGCAGTTCCGCGATGTGTATATTCCGATGTTCGAAGAGCGGGATGCCGCAGAAGAGCAGGGCCACGCACTCTACGACTGGCGTCCGATGAGCACCTATATCCGCCGTCCACCTTATTGGGAAGGTGCCCTTGCAGGCGAGCGCAGCTTGAAGGGGATGCGCCCGCTGGCGGTGCTGGGTGATAATATCACCACCGATCACCTGTCTCCGTCCAATGCCATTCTGGCCAGCAGTGCTGCCGGTGAATACCTGGCGAAGATGGGCTTGCCGGAGGAGGACTTTAACTCCTACGCGACCCACCGCGGCGACCACCTCACTGCCCAGCGTGCAACTTTCGCCAATCCGAAGCTACTCAACGAAATGGTGCGCGATGATAACGGCGAGGTCCGTCAGGGCTCCCTGGCTCGTGTCGAGCCGGAAGGACAGGTTACCCGTATGTGGGAAGCCATCGAGACCTATATGGATCGCAAGCAGCCGCTGATTATCATTGCGGGTGCCGATTATGGGCAGGGCTCCTCCCGTGACTGGGCTGCGAAAGGTGTGCGCCTTGCGGGTGTGGAAGCGATTGTGGCCGAAGGCTTCGAGCGAATTCACCGCACCAACCTGATCGGTATGGGTGTACTGCCGCTGGAGTTTAAGCCGGGCACTACCCGTGAAACCCTGGGTATCGACGGTACCGAGAGTTTCGACGTAATCGGTGAGCGCACTCCCCATGCCACGCTGACCTTGCTTGTCCACCGTGCCAATGGTGAGACGATTGAGGCTCCTGTTACCTGTCGTTTGGATACCGCAGAAGAAGTTTCCATTTATGAGGCTGGGGGTGTTTTGCAGCGCTTTGCCAAAGACTTCCTCGAAGCAGAAGCGACGGTCTGA
- the prpC gene encoding 2-methylcitrate synthase, translated as MVEKALGGAGLRGQVAGKTALSTVGKSGSGLTYRGYDIKDLAQHCEFEEVAYLIFYGELPTEGELAEYKALLKAKRGLPQALKEVLERIPADAHPMDVMRTGCSMLGNLEGEESFAQQLDKANRLLAAFPSIICYWYRFTHDNVRIETETDDDSIGGHFLHMLRDEKPNELHEQVMNVSLILYAEHEFNASTFTARVCASTLSDLFSCITGAIGTLRGPLHGGANEAAMELIERFSNPDEAEKELLGMLERKEKIMGFGHAIYRESDPRNEIIKGWSEKLAEDVGDTVLYPVSVRCEEVMWREKKLFCNADFFHASAYHFMGIPTKLFTPIFVMSRVTGWAAHVFEQRADNRIIRPSAEYVGVEPRTVTPIAERG; from the coding sequence ATGGTAGAGAAAGCATTGGGCGGTGCTGGTCTGCGCGGCCAGGTAGCAGGTAAAACTGCACTTTCTACAGTGGGCAAATCCGGTTCCGGCCTGACTTACCGCGGTTACGATATTAAAGATCTGGCCCAGCACTGTGAGTTTGAAGAAGTTGCCTACCTGATTTTCTATGGGGAATTACCCACTGAGGGAGAGCTGGCGGAGTACAAGGCGCTGCTGAAAGCCAAGCGTGGCCTGCCGCAAGCATTAAAAGAAGTGCTTGAGCGCATTCCGGCTGATGCCCATCCTATGGATGTAATGCGCACCGGTTGTTCCATGTTGGGTAACCTGGAAGGTGAAGAATCCTTCGCCCAGCAGTTGGATAAAGCCAATCGCCTGCTGGCCGCATTCCCCTCCATAATCTGCTATTGGTACCGTTTCACCCACGACAATGTGCGCATCGAAACTGAAACCGATGACGACAGCATTGGCGGCCACTTCCTGCATATGCTGCGCGATGAGAAGCCCAATGAACTGCACGAGCAGGTCATGAACGTTTCCCTGATTCTGTATGCAGAGCACGAATTTAACGCATCTACTTTTACCGCTCGCGTTTGTGCCTCCACTTTGTCCGATCTGTTCAGCTGCATCACCGGTGCTATCGGCACTCTGCGTGGTCCTCTGCATGGTGGTGCCAACGAAGCGGCAATGGAACTGATCGAGCGTTTCTCCAATCCAGACGAAGCAGAGAAAGAACTGCTGGGCATGCTGGAGCGCAAAGAGAAGATTATGGGTTTCGGCCACGCCATTTACCGCGAGTCCGACCCGCGCAATGAGATTATCAAAGGCTGGTCTGAAAAGTTGGCTGAAGATGTTGGTGATACCGTGTTGTACCCGGTATCTGTTCGCTGTGAAGAAGTGATGTGGCGTGAGAAAAAATTGTTCTGTAATGCAGACTTCTTCCACGCTTCCGCGTATCACTTTATGGGTATTCCCACAAAATTGTTTACCCCGATTTTTGTAATGTCCCGCGTTACCGGCTGGGCTGCACATGTTTTCGAGCAGCGCGCTGATAACCGCATTATTCGCCCGAGTGCAGAGTACGTAGGTGTTGAGCCTCGTACAGTAACTCCAATCGCTGAGCGCGGTTAA
- the prpB gene encoding methylisocitrate lyase codes for MSQKPSAGARFRAALAENQPLQVVGTINAYSAIMAERIGHKAIYLSGAGVANASYGLPDLGMTSLDNVLEDVRRITAASELPLLVDIDTGWGGAFNISRTIKDMIRAGAAAVHIEDQVAQKRCGHRPNKEIVSKQEMVDRIKAAVDARTDDDFFVMARTDAFAQEGLDAAIERAQACIEAGADGIFAEAVTELEHYRAFKDALNVPILANITEFGKTKLYNAKDLGEAGADIVLYPLSAFRAMNRAAENVYTSILQNGDQQAVVDTMQTREELYDYLNYHEFEQKLDELFNK; via the coding sequence ATGAGCCAAAAGCCTTCTGCTGGCGCGCGTTTCCGCGCTGCACTCGCCGAGAATCAACCGCTGCAAGTGGTTGGTACCATCAACGCCTATTCCGCCATTATGGCCGAACGTATTGGTCACAAGGCGATTTACCTTTCTGGCGCCGGTGTTGCCAACGCCTCCTACGGTCTGCCGGACTTGGGTATGACCAGTCTCGATAATGTACTGGAGGATGTGCGCCGCATAACTGCTGCCAGTGAGTTGCCGCTTTTAGTGGATATCGATACTGGTTGGGGTGGCGCTTTCAACATTTCCCGCACCATTAAAGATATGATCCGCGCTGGTGCCGCTGCGGTACACATCGAAGATCAGGTAGCGCAGAAGCGCTGTGGCCATCGCCCGAATAAAGAGATTGTTTCCAAGCAGGAGATGGTCGACCGTATCAAAGCGGCGGTAGATGCCCGTACCGATGACGATTTCTTTGTAATGGCTCGCACCGACGCCTTTGCACAGGAAGGGCTCGATGCGGCTATTGAACGCGCCCAGGCTTGTATTGAGGCTGGCGCCGACGGCATTTTCGCGGAAGCAGTTACTGAACTTGAGCACTATCGTGCCTTTAAGGACGCGCTAAATGTGCCGATTTTGGCGAATATTACCGAGTTTGGTAAAACCAAGCTGTATAACGCCAAAGATTTGGGCGAAGCGGGCGCAGATATCGTACTGTATCCACTGTCGGCGTTCCGTGCGATGAACCGCGCGGCGGAAAATGTTTATACCAGTATCCTGCAAAATGGCGATCAGCAAGCGGTTGTCGACACCATGCAGACTCGTGAGGAGCTGTACGATTACCTGAATTATCACGAGTTTGAACAGAAGCTGGACGAACTTTTCAATAAGTAG
- a CDS encoding GntR family transcriptional regulator produces MTVVGTAGSASEERQSLAERLFLTLRAEIVEGQIASGSKISEPELARRFNASRGSLREAVMRLESLGLLERKVNIGARVVELSERGLLELYEVREALEGMACRLAAEQRTEEDLVELRQMLYHHEQQEELQAGKAYFQPEGDFDFHFRIVQASKNDLLIDTLCNRLYYRVRMYRYQLGMASPRAQRAFREHNHIIEAIEAGDGELAELLMRRHIRASRINIEKKLR; encoded by the coding sequence ATGACTGTAGTTGGTACTGCCGGTTCAGCTTCAGAGGAGCGTCAAAGCCTTGCTGAACGCTTATTTCTGACTTTGCGCGCTGAAATTGTGGAGGGGCAAATCGCCTCTGGCAGCAAAATTAGCGAGCCGGAACTGGCGCGCCGATTTAATGCCAGTCGCGGGAGTTTGCGCGAAGCAGTGATGCGCCTGGAGTCTTTGGGGCTGCTGGAACGCAAGGTCAATATTGGAGCAAGGGTTGTAGAGTTAAGTGAGCGCGGCTTACTGGAACTCTATGAAGTTCGTGAAGCCCTTGAGGGTATGGCTTGCCGTCTGGCAGCGGAACAGCGCACCGAGGAAGACCTGGTTGAGCTGCGCCAAATGCTCTACCACCATGAGCAGCAGGAAGAGCTGCAGGCCGGTAAGGCGTACTTCCAGCCGGAAGGGGATTTTGATTTTCATTTCCGTATCGTGCAGGCATCAAAGAATGATCTTCTGATCGATACCCTGTGCAATCGACTTTATTACCGTGTTCGTATGTATCGCTACCAATTGGGGATGGCCAGTCCCCGGGCCCAGCGGGCTTTCCGCGAGCACAACCATATTATTGAGGCCATTGAGGCCGGGGATGGTGAGCTGGCGGAGCTATTAATGCGCCGGCATATCCGCGCCTCGAGAATAAACATTGAAAAGAAACTGAGGTAG
- a CDS encoding DUF2062 domain-containing protein — protein sequence MPKSIIRRWLPSPEEVRANNGLKFLGTLLHDPNLFHLNRHSVSVAFAVGVFTSFLPLPGQMVIAALLALWLRCNLPLSMILVWISNPITMPAIFFSTYKLGAWVLGAPPVDFSIELSWEWLTSEVGKIWLPLFTGSLIAGAFFATVAYFAMRALWRWHVVKRWKLRIQRRSAVS from the coding sequence ATGCCGAAGAGTATTATCAGGCGATGGCTGCCAAGCCCCGAAGAAGTTAGAGCCAACAATGGCCTCAAATTTCTGGGGACTCTTCTCCACGACCCCAACCTTTTTCATTTGAACCGACACTCAGTCTCGGTCGCATTTGCGGTTGGCGTATTTACCAGCTTCCTCCCTTTGCCAGGGCAAATGGTTATTGCCGCTCTGCTCGCACTTTGGCTGCGCTGCAATCTACCTTTGTCGATGATTCTTGTATGGATCAGTAACCCGATCACCATGCCGGCTATTTTCTTTAGCACTTACAAGCTCGGCGCCTGGGTTCTGGGGGCGCCACCGGTGGATTTCAGCATCGAACTGTCGTGGGAATGGTTGACCAGTGAAGTCGGGAAGATCTGGCTGCCACTATTTACCGGCTCTCTGATTGCCGGGGCATTCTTTGCGACAGTGGCCTATTTTGCCATGCGTGCCCTCTGGCGCTGGCACGTTGTGAAAAGATGGAAATTGCGAATCCAAAGGCGATCAGCGGTCAGTTAA
- a CDS encoding lipoprotein-releasing ABC transporter permease subunit, whose amino-acid sequence MFKPLPAYIGLRYAGAQRRNDDSAGLVSFISGLSMIGLILGVALMIVVMSVMNGFDRELRERILGIMPHVTIYNGSPDVDWAQLRQQLVSDPAVLSAAEVWQVNALARRGAEVTPLLVQGVNPETITEVSNIGDFLESSSFDALLDPSEPGVVLGKGLAEKLGVEAGDYLSLIVPNNDSATGARKAARVAGFKVAQVFHSGTVLDQSLALVAWQQARTLAGGSGGAGVQLRVNEMLEANWIMRRLLQDLPRGNFYGTDWSRTHGNLYQAIQMSRNLVGLLVFLIIAIAAFNVVSTLVMVVIDKHADIAILRTMGASTRQILLTFVSQGALVGLVGAVVGGALGVLGSLTVTKLVAGLESMLGIQFLKSDVYPVDYLPSQLVWADVALVVAAGFLLSLLATLYPAFKASRVQPAAALRNE is encoded by the coding sequence ATGTTTAAGCCTCTTCCCGCCTATATTGGGCTTCGCTATGCCGGTGCCCAGCGCAGAAATGACGATTCGGCCGGTTTGGTCTCATTCATTTCCGGTTTATCGATGATTGGTTTGATCCTCGGTGTCGCCCTGATGATTGTGGTGATGTCGGTGATGAATGGTTTTGACCGGGAGTTGCGCGAGCGAATCCTGGGAATCATGCCCCATGTCACTATTTACAACGGGAGCCCTGATGTGGATTGGGCCCAGTTGCGCCAACAATTGGTTTCTGACCCTGCGGTTCTCTCTGCGGCAGAAGTGTGGCAGGTCAATGCGCTTGCCAGGCGTGGGGCTGAAGTGACGCCGCTGTTGGTGCAGGGGGTCAACCCGGAGACAATTACTGAAGTTTCCAATATCGGGGACTTCCTTGAATCCTCATCCTTCGATGCCTTGCTTGACCCATCTGAACCGGGTGTGGTTCTGGGTAAAGGGCTCGCTGAGAAGTTGGGGGTTGAGGCGGGTGATTACCTTTCCCTGATTGTACCAAATAACGATAGTGCCACCGGTGCACGCAAGGCAGCCAGGGTTGCTGGATTTAAAGTGGCGCAGGTTTTTCACTCTGGCACTGTATTGGATCAATCTCTCGCCCTGGTTGCCTGGCAGCAGGCCAGGACTCTGGCTGGAGGTAGCGGTGGGGCAGGGGTCCAGTTACGGGTCAATGAAATGCTCGAGGCCAACTGGATTATGCGGCGTCTTCTGCAAGACCTGCCTCGGGGCAATTTCTACGGCACTGATTGGAGCCGAACCCACGGCAACCTCTACCAGGCTATTCAGATGTCCCGCAACCTGGTGGGGTTACTGGTTTTCCTGATTATTGCGATTGCCGCTTTTAATGTGGTTTCCACTTTGGTAATGGTGGTTATCGATAAGCATGCTGATATCGCCATCCTCCGTACCATGGGTGCCAGTACCCGACAGATTTTGCTGACTTTTGTGAGTCAGGGGGCGCTGGTCGGGCTTGTGGGGGCTGTAGTTGGCGGTGCGTTGGGGGTGTTAGGCTCGCTGACGGTGACCAAATTGGTAGCGGGGCTGGAGTCAATGCTCGGCATTCAGTTCCTAAAGTCTGATGTCTATCCCGTGGATTATTTGCCGTCCCAGTTGGTATGGGCAGACGTGGCACTGGTTGTGGCGGCGGGCTTTCTACTTAGCTTGCTGGCAACTTTGTATCCGGCCTTTAAGGCCAGTCGGGTTCAGCCGGCAGCGGCCTTGCGCAATGAATAA
- the lolD gene encoding lipoprotein-releasing ABC transporter ATP-binding protein LolD, translating into MNSRVEIDTEKAQPAPAPDGAVLACRQLRKHYRQGGRDLEVLSGVELEVKRGEKLAIVGASGSGKSTLLNLLGGLDTPSSGEVWVAGKNLAELNANERGWLRNSSLGFVYQFHHLLNEFSALENVAMPLLIGKRSVAEARKEAEAMLTAVGLGERMGHKPSQLSGGERQRVAIARALVTRPACVLMDEPTGNLDRATAAEIHKLMDRLNQEMGISFVIVTHDPDLAAALDRCLHLIDGRLTADWHQGDHV; encoded by the coding sequence ATGAACAGTCGAGTGGAAATAGATACGGAAAAAGCGCAGCCAGCTCCGGCCCCGGATGGTGCTGTTTTGGCTTGTCGGCAATTGCGCAAACATTATCGCCAGGGAGGCCGGGACCTGGAGGTTCTGAGTGGTGTTGAGCTTGAGGTAAAGCGGGGCGAGAAATTGGCCATCGTCGGCGCTTCTGGCTCTGGTAAATCGACACTGCTCAACTTGCTTGGTGGCCTCGATACTCCAAGCTCCGGTGAGGTCTGGGTTGCAGGTAAGAATCTCGCTGAACTCAACGCCAATGAGCGGGGCTGGTTGAGAAATAGCAGTCTCGGTTTTGTATACCAGTTTCACCATTTGCTTAACGAGTTTTCCGCCCTGGAAAATGTTGCCATGCCACTACTGATCGGCAAGCGTTCAGTTGCCGAAGCCCGCAAAGAGGCCGAGGCGATGCTCACGGCGGTAGGCCTGGGTGAGCGCATGGGGCACAAGCCATCACAGCTTTCTGGCGGTGAACGGCAGCGGGTGGCCATTGCCCGGGCACTGGTGACAAGGCCTGCCTGTGTTTTGATGGATGAACCCACCGGCAATCTGGATCGGGCTACGGCGGCAGAGATCCACAAGTTGATGGATCGCTTGAATCAGGAGATGGGAATTAGCTTTGTGATCGTTACCCATGACCCGGATCTGGCGGCGGCCCTGGATCGCTGTCTGCATCTGATCGATGGGCGGCTGACCGCTGACTGGCACCAGGGTGATCATGTTTAA
- a CDS encoding alpha/beta-hydrolase family protein yields MRLVKTFSILGLLIGSICFALSLTPSLVPRSDFMQGILAGVAFFVGYVFGVILSWLWKYLGIPNLAVSPWQRRLFDRSVLAVCLLVILLSLWQGVRWQNSIRALMSMEQVGSVGPITVAMTALLMFLVLWCLGKGFQRIVLLVACYVEQHVPERVAMLVGVLAAVLLYWAVFNGVLLKAGLHVISSTYQRLDNSYAKSISPPADPNLPGGANSLIKWDDIGNQGRRFLTLGPTEEEIKEVAGSAVQPIRVFVGLDSASTPMKSAQLALEELKRVGAFRREILLVATPTGAGWVDPGAVNSLEFLYRGNTATVAAQYSYLSSPIALMADDSEGLESARALFKVIYDYWAELPEDERPRVYLFGLSLGAQLSEDSFDFYDIIDDPIDGALWAGPPLGVGMWSRIVRNRDPGTPAWLPEFKGGEVVRFGNQYGGYIGREPWGEFRIAFLQHASDPIVFFSVRWALERPDWLNHPRGPDVSPDLQWYPLVTGLQLLADLNVGLAPLSFGHRYTPWGYTLAWLALTEPEEWDEEALKRLKAQLKTYNVR; encoded by the coding sequence ATGAGGCTGGTTAAAACCTTTTCAATTCTCGGCCTTCTGATCGGTTCCATCTGCTTTGCGCTTTCCCTTACCCCTTCCCTTGTTCCTCGCAGTGACTTTATGCAGGGAATATTGGCCGGCGTTGCGTTCTTTGTAGGCTATGTCTTCGGGGTCATTCTTAGTTGGCTCTGGAAATACCTGGGTATTCCAAATCTGGCGGTTTCTCCATGGCAGAGGCGCTTATTTGATCGGAGCGTATTGGCTGTATGTCTCTTGGTTATCCTTTTATCTCTTTGGCAGGGAGTGAGGTGGCAGAACTCGATCCGTGCTCTTATGAGCATGGAGCAGGTGGGGTCCGTAGGACCGATTACTGTAGCTATGACCGCACTACTCATGTTCCTGGTTTTGTGGTGCCTGGGAAAAGGGTTTCAGCGAATAGTCCTCCTGGTGGCCTGCTATGTGGAGCAGCATGTGCCCGAGCGAGTGGCGATGCTTGTGGGTGTATTAGCGGCTGTGCTTCTTTACTGGGCTGTTTTTAATGGTGTGCTGTTAAAAGCAGGATTGCATGTAATTTCATCGACCTATCAGCGGCTAGATAATTCATATGCAAAAAGTATTTCTCCACCGGCCGACCCCAACCTTCCTGGCGGCGCCAATTCGCTGATCAAGTGGGATGACATTGGCAATCAGGGGCGCCGGTTCTTAACGCTGGGGCCGACAGAAGAAGAAATAAAAGAGGTGGCTGGCTCTGCAGTACAGCCCATCAGGGTTTTCGTTGGGCTTGATAGTGCTTCGACGCCCATGAAGAGCGCTCAGTTGGCGCTGGAGGAATTAAAGCGGGTTGGTGCATTCAGGCGTGAGATCTTGTTAGTGGCAACTCCAACCGGCGCCGGCTGGGTTGATCCCGGTGCTGTAAATTCTTTAGAGTTTTTGTATCGAGGTAATACCGCCACTGTTGCGGCGCAGTATTCCTATTTATCCAGCCCGATAGCGCTGATGGCGGATGATTCTGAGGGGCTTGAGTCGGCGCGAGCATTGTTTAAGGTCATTTATGATTATTGGGCTGAGTTGCCAGAAGATGAGCGGCCCCGAGTTTACTTGTTTGGCCTCAGTCTTGGCGCTCAACTTTCCGAAGACTCCTTCGACTTTTATGACATTATCGATGACCCGATTGATGGAGCCCTTTGGGCTGGGCCGCCCCTCGGTGTAGGCATGTGGAGCCGGATTGTCAGAAATCGAGATCCGGGCACTCCCGCCTGGTTGCCAGAGTTCAAAGGGGGAGAGGTGGTGCGCTTTGGTAATCAGTACGGAGGCTATATTGGCCGTGAGCCATGGGGTGAGTTCAGGATTGCATTTTTGCAGCACGCCAGTGACCCGATAGTATTCTTTAGTGTGCGCTGGGCGCTGGAAAGGCCCGACTGGTTGAACCATCCCAGAGGACCTGATGTATCGCCGGATCTCCAGTGGTACCCTCTAGTTACCGGCTTGCAGCTGCTGGCAGACTTAAATGTAGGGCTCGCTCCGTTATCTTTTGGCCATCGGTATACCCCGTGGGGATACACCTTAGCGTGGCTCGCCCTTACAGAGCCAGAGGAGTGGGATGAGGAGGCGTTGAAGCGCCTGAAGGCCCAGCTCAAGACTTACAACGTTCGGTAA
- a CDS encoding L,D-transpeptidase family protein — translation MRYIAILFFALTTIAQAEVTLVEVIKSENKMHLLDGDKVIKSYHVAFGGQPQGHKQQEGDEKTPEGHYTLDYKKEDSSYYRAMHISYPNAEDRAQAEARGVSPGGFIMIHGQRNRLGWFAPITQRFNWTDGCIALTNDEMDEFMALVKIGTPIAIRW, via the coding sequence GTGCGCTATATCGCCATTCTGTTTTTTGCATTAACCACTATTGCCCAGGCTGAAGTCACCCTGGTGGAAGTGATTAAGTCCGAAAACAAAATGCACTTGCTCGATGGCGACAAGGTTATAAAGAGCTACCATGTAGCCTTCGGCGGGCAACCCCAAGGACACAAGCAGCAGGAAGGCGATGAAAAAACCCCTGAGGGACACTACACGCTGGATTACAAAAAAGAAGACTCCTCTTATTATCGGGCAATGCATATCTCCTACCCCAATGCCGAAGACCGCGCTCAAGCTGAGGCTCGGGGAGTCTCTCCAGGTGGCTTCATTATGATCCATGGCCAGCGCAATCGACTGGGCTGGTTCGCTCCAATCACCCAACGTTTTAACTGGACCGATGGTTGTATTGCCCTTACCAATGACGAGATGGATGAGTTTATGGCTCTCGTAAAAATCGGCACCCCCATTGCAATCCGCTGGTGA